A window of Cryptomeria japonica chromosome 3, Sugi_1.0, whole genome shotgun sequence contains these coding sequences:
- the LOC131029371 gene encoding protein VASCULAR ASSOCIATED DEATH 1, chloroplastic-like, producing the protein MYLFVRYVCFYSNIFGYEKKKIIPLRDITSLEKARTAGIFPNAIEIVAWGKKFFFFCSFLSQDEAYRLIVDGWIQHSEHAKSFLNSRDTPIIPNGPDGTLCAQLEESETPLLITYPNMDFVGRDLEETPPEIEESSNEIVTEDGVCNVVNEKISENSVTNKLEDSTAEKVSPDVCTSIWQVEDMYAPKVPEQFKMVGESKFPIDVKEFFQLFFSKDATSFAQNFHRKGGDEDFQCTPWNEDKHFGHVRDASFRHPIKFYFGSRFTHCQEVQWFRVYKNSHLVVETNTARYFPGEYVCKM; encoded by the coding sequence ATGTATTTATTTGTGCGATATGTTTGTTTCTATTCCAATATATTTGGATATGAGAAAAAGAAAATAATTCCACTTCGAGACATTACCTCTTTAGAGAAGGCAAGAACGGCAGGAATCTTTCCAAATGCCATAGAGATTGTAGCATGGgggaaaaagtttttttttttttgctcatttttatctCAAGATGAGGCTTATCGACTAATTGTGGATGGATGGATACAACATAGTGAACATGCAAAGTCATTTTTGAACTCTCGGGATACTCCAATAATACCTAACGGTCCAGATGGGACATTGTGTGCTCAACTGGAGGAAAGTGAAACCCCACTTTTGATAACTTACCCAAATATGGACTTTGTGGGAAGAGATCTTGAGGAGACACCCCCAGAAATAGAGGAGTCCAGTAATGAAATTGTCACTGAAGATGGAGTTTGCAATGTAGTCAATGAAAAGATTTCAGAAAATTCAGTAACAAATAAACTAGAAGATTCCACTGCTGAAAAAGTATCACCAGATGTGTGCACTTCTATATGGCAAGTAGAAGACATGTATGCTCCAAAAGTACCTGAACAATTCAAGATGGTTGGTGAATCAAAATTTCCGATTGATGTGAAGGAGTTTTTCCAGCTGTTCTTTTCAAAAGATGCTACCAGTTTTGCTCAAAATTTTCATAGAAAGGGTGGAGATGAAGATTTTCAATGTACTCCATGGAATGAGGATAAACATTTTGGGCATGTTCGTGATGCCTCATTTCGACATCCTATTAAATTTTACTTTGGTTCAAGGTTCACACATTGTCAAGAAGTGCAATGGTTCAGGGTGTACAAAAACAGTCATTTGGTGGTCGAAACAAACACAGCGCGTTATTTTCCTGGtgaatatgtatgcaaaatgtag